One Parageobacillus sp. KH3-4 genomic region harbors:
- the hprK gene encoding HPr(Ser) kinase/phosphatase, protein MPKVRTKDIIEKFQLELVSGAEGIYRPITTSDLSRPGIEMAGYFAYYPAERIQLLGRTELSFYETLSPEEKKVRMEQLCTDITPGIIVSRGLEVPPELMEASERQSVPVMRSTMKTTRLASRLTNYLESKLAPTTAVHGVLVDVYGVGVLITGKSGVGKSETALELVKRGHRLVADDCVEIRQEDEGMLVGSAPELIEHLLEIRGLGIINMMTLFGAGAVRTHKRISLVIDLELWDPNKQYDRLGLEEEKVKILDTELPKLTIPVRPGRNLAVIVEVAAMNFRLKRMGVNAAEEFSARLTDAIEDGEHDYE, encoded by the coding sequence ATGCCGAAAGTGCGCACAAAAGATATTATCGAAAAGTTCCAGCTGGAATTGGTGAGCGGCGCGGAAGGAATTTACCGTCCGATTACGACGAGCGACTTGTCCCGCCCCGGCATTGAAATGGCGGGCTATTTCGCGTATTATCCGGCCGAACGGATTCAGCTGTTAGGCAGAACGGAGCTTTCGTTTTATGAAACGTTAAGCCCAGAAGAGAAAAAAGTAAGAATGGAGCAGCTCTGTACCGATATTACTCCAGGGATTATCGTATCGCGCGGGCTGGAAGTTCCGCCGGAATTGATGGAAGCTTCTGAGCGGCAATCGGTGCCGGTGATGCGCTCAACGATGAAAACAACACGCCTTGCGAGCCGCTTGACGAACTATTTGGAAAGTAAATTGGCGCCGACCACAGCGGTTCACGGTGTGTTGGTCGATGTTTACGGCGTCGGAGTATTAATCACTGGCAAGAGCGGAGTTGGCAAAAGCGAAACGGCGCTTGAATTAGTAAAACGAGGTCATCGGCTCGTCGCGGACGACTGTGTCGAAATTCGCCAAGAAGATGAAGGAATGCTCGTTGGCAGCGCGCCAGAGTTGATTGAACATTTACTGGAAATCCGCGGGTTAGGCATTATTAATATGATGACATTGTTTGGCGCCGGAGCGGTGCGGACGCATAAACGCATTTCGTTAGTGATCGATTTGGAACTTTGGGATCCGAATAAACAATACGATCGTCTCGGGTTGGAAGAAGAAAAAGTAAAAATTCTTGACACAGAATTGCCGAAATTGACGATACCGGTGCGACCGGGACGAAATCTGGCTGTGATTGTCGAAGTGGCCGCAATGAATTTCCGCTTGAAACGAATGGGGGTAAACGCGGCGGAGGAGTTTTCCGCGCGCTTGACCGATGCGATTGAAGATGG